The stretch of DNA GCGGTGCAGCGGCGTGGCTTCTGGAAACTGCTTCCGCACCTGCATCAGCAGTGTGTGTTCCAAAAATCCGCCCCCCGGTAAGGTGGGCAGCCCCGATGGTTTAGACACGGCCAGCAGCGACTCATCCCCGTACAGCACGTCAAAGTGGAGTGGCGCGGGTTCCTCCTGCCACGGTGGGCGCTGCCAGATCAGCGTTTGCCCCTGCCGCAGCCGTTCTGCTCCGTGGGCGGTCTGCCCGTTCAGCGTCACCTCGCCCGCTGCCAGCCGCGCCGTCCAGGTTTCAGCGTCCGAATGGCGGTAGCGCTTCGTCAGGTACGTCAGTACCGTTTGGCCCTGACCCGCCACGCCGATGCTGTCCCGGTAGGCATAGCCGTTGTTGAGGATGCTGGGGGCGAAGGTGGGCAGGGGCACAGGCTTAGGGTAAAGCAGGCCGCCGCTTGCTAGACTGCGCGACTGATGTTCGGTTCCTTTTCTCAACACGGCACTCCGCCCCGCAGCCAGCCGCAGCCGGGGCATGTCTACGACGTGGCCGTGATCGGCGCGGGCTTGGCGGGCACTGAACTGGCGTGGCGCTTGGCGCGGGCGGGTCAGGATGTGCTGCTTGTATCTCAGGCGCTCGACCACTTGGGGAACCTGTACGCGCCCACCATTGCTGGGGCCGACTTTCCGCTTGGTAGCGTGTTTGGAGAGGTCGCCGCCCGAATCGCGCCTGAGCAGGACGGCTGGGCTTTCCACCGCCACTTGAAGGCCAAAATTGAAGGTACAGCGGGCATTCACCTGCTGCAAAGCACCGTGACTGCGCTGGATGAAGAAGAATCGGAGGTGGTCATCTCCACCTGGGAAGGCCCGCAATTGCACGCCCGCGACGTGGTGCTGGCGGTGGGCGCGTTCCTGAAAGCCCGCCTGCTTATTGGTGACACGATGGAAGAAGCGGGGCGGCTGTCGGAAGTGGCCTACGACTTTTTGGCTGACGATCTGGCCCGCGCTGGCATCTTCCTGATAGGCAGCGAGGCCACTGCTGCTGCCGTAGACGGTGCGCCTCCCTATGACGTGCGCTTTTTTACGCCTGCACCAACTGAACTGGACGGCTTCCGCATTCGCCGCCTGGACCGCGTGTGGGCGCTGGGCCGCTGCACTCCGGGCGACCATACCTATGCCTCGGTCTTGCAGGATGCCGCCCGCCTCGCCGCCGAATTCCTGGCCCCGGCAGCGTCGGATGCCGGCGAGGTCAGCAAATGATCTTTCAACTCTCGGACTTCCTGTTTCCCGAAACACCCGCCCGCCTGTTTCCCGATACCGCTGAGCGGCCCTGGGTGCTGGAAATCGGTTACGGCGATGGGCGATTCTGGCCGCCGTTCACTCAGACCTTCCCAGAAGCTCCAAATTATCTGGGCGTGGAATTGTCAGGCGTTTCGCTCCTCAAGGCCGAGCGGCGCTTGCATGCAGCCGGCCTGACCAACGCCATGCTGACCAAATTGCCAGCTGGGGTGGTGATGCGCGAAGTCATTCCGGCAGACTCGCTGGACGCCATCATCGTCAATTTTCCCGATCCGTGGCCCAAAGCTGGACATACCGAGCAGCGACTCTTGCGCGTGCCTTTTTTCCAGTTGGCTGCCAACCGCCTGAAACCGGGCGGCGCGGTTCTGCTGACCACCGACCACGACGAGTATTTTGAGTTTGCCTGTACCGAGGCAGAAGCTAGCGGCGTGATGCGCGTGGAGTTGGCCGAGCCGCCCGCCGCCGCCTTGGAAACCAAGTACGCGCTGAAATGGCGGGATCTGGGGCTGGGCGTACATCACGCCCGTTTCGTTCCCACCGCGCACCCCGACGCTGCGCCTGCCACCGCCGCCCCCTATCCAAAGGAAGAATCTGCTGTGCCACACGCCATCCTGCGCCTGCCCGACGCCCTGCATCCCCAAGCCATCACCCAAACCCACTTCGACAAATACACCGCACGCGGGGGCCAGCACGCTGCCGATCCGGTGGGCTGGACCGTGGTGCTGCTGGACGCCTACCGCAGCCTCGCCAAAGACGGTTTGGTGTTTTTGGCGCATGTCGTAGAGGGCGAACTGACGCAGGAAGTGTTGGTGAACGTGAACCCGCGCTCAGACGGACAATTCCTGGTGCGGCTTGCCCGATTCGGTGGCCCGATCATTACGCCGGGCGTGAAGGCGGCAGTGGCGACAGTAACAGCGTGGCTGGAAGAACGCGGCGCGGAGACGACGAACCGGGGGTACTGAGAGTCTGTGGTGTGGAAGGGCGTTCTAAGGGTCGAGGCTCTAAGGGACTAAGAAACCCAGCTTACCGCCGTTGCCCCAGCTCCTTGAGTGACCTGAACAGCTGTGAGGTTGAGGGAACCACCAGTAACCGCTCCCGCCCCAACACCTTAGAGCCTCGACCTTTAACCTTTAGACCAGTAGCCGCCTAGACTACGCCCCGCCTCTTAGCGAACCCGCGTCTGATCCGGCACCAGCAGCGTTTTCAGCGCGGGATTGGCTCCCCAAATGCCCATCACTTGGCCCTTGATGGCCGAATTGTTCACAGCGTCGTACAGCACGGGCGACAGGCTGCTGGACGGATAGATTCCGGTGATGCGTTCTGGCTCGACCCGCATTTCTATGGGGAAGCCGAGAGCCAGCGTCGTGATGAGCACGCTGCCCAGTGCAAAGCCTCCTACCGCTCCTGCGGCCAACTGCCACGGACGCTCTAGCGGGTTGGGAATCAGTCGTTGTGTGACGTAGGCCACGCCCCCACTCAACACCAGGGCAATGACTGTCGCAGCCACCGCGCCCGTGCCCAAAAAGTTAGCCAGAAAGCAGGCCGCGATGCCGCCCAGTCCCCACGCTACGCCTGCCAAACCCCGCCGGGCACCCAGCGCCGTGACCACAGCCAACAGCGTGACCAGCAGAGCATCAAACCAAGTCATAGGGGTCAGTGTAAAGGCAGGTGCTTACAGATTCCTATCGCCGTGCATAGATTTAGTGTGGGCAGGCAGAACGCAGATGACTCTTGACCTATCCGTCATCTTGGCGGCCTCGGCCACTACTCTGCCACTTCGCTTCCGTTTTTGCCCGCCTCCTGCGCCGTACACTGACCACATGATCCGGGTACTGCTCGTCGATGACCATGCGCTGTTCCGTCAGGGACTCCGTAGCCTGCTGGAATCCGAGGGAATGCGTGTCATTGGCGAGGCGGCCAATGGGCGCGAGGCCATTCGCTACGCCGCCGACACGCACCCAGACGTGATCCTGATGGATATTCAGATGCCGGAACTCGACGGCGTGAAGGCCACCCAGAGCATTCTGGAAATCGACCCCAATTCCAAAGTCATCATGATCACCATGTACCGCCAAGACCGCTACGTGTTCGAGGCCGTGAAGGCTGGAGCACGCGGTTACATTCTGAAGGACGCCGACGCCAACACCTTGATCGACGCGATTCGCCGGGTGGCAGGCGGGGAAGCCCTCCTGGATGCAGACATGGCCCAGAACGTGCTGGACGACTTCCGCGACAAGCGCGAGGAACTGCCCAGCGAGAAGCACGCCGACCTGAATGAGCGCGAAACCATGATTCTGAAACTGCTGGCACAGGGCTTTTCCAATCAGGACATTGCCCTGCGCCTCGACATCAGCGAGAAGACCGTTCGCAACCGCCTCTCCGAGATTTTTACCAAGTTGCAACTGAACAACCGCACGCAGGCCGCTCTGTACGCCATCCGCGAGGGTATCGCCAACCTTGACTGAGCGCAGCTGTGCTCTTGAAGAACGCTGTGGCTAAATCCAAGACTTCTGGCCCCCTTAAGCCCGCCCCATCTGCCCGCTCCGTGTTGTTCCGGGCCGGATGTGGGCGGGAGTGGTCTGTGGCCTCCGCCGACCCTGATCTGGCCTACACCGATCAGGCGTTTCCTGAATGCCCGACCTGCCCGCACCGCGTAGAGCCGGACGGCGGGCCACCGTTTTGCACCCTGCGTCCGGTGGGCACGGCGCACCCGTTTGCAGCGTTGGCGGGCTTCGACTTGTCCGATTTGCCTGACTGACAGAGGAAATCTCGCAAATCTGACCTTCCCCTCTCCATCTGTGGAACTCGTAGAGCTACGCAGTAGAGAGGGGCACTGCATAGCAGCGGGGTGGCTGGTACAGCTCCGCAGCAGAGGGTGTGTGCAAGAGACGAACCAGCCTTATCCTGCCCCCATGAGTTTCGACTTTTTGGGCCAACTGCATGGGCGTGGTTTCGCGGGCGTGGTGGGCGTACGGGTGTGCGATGGGGCGGGCCAAGAACTGTTTTCTCTGAATGCAGGTCGCGTATTCCCGGCGGCCAGTACCATCAAAATTCCGCTGCTGATCATGGCGTTGCAGGCCGCCCAGCGTGGCGAGTGGGAGTTGGCTGAGCGCGTGACCATGCAGGCTGCCGACCGTGTACCGGGTGCAGGCATCTTGCAGGAATTGAGCGCGGGCCTCAGCCTTACCTGGCAAGACATTCTGACGCTGATGATCGTGGTCAGCGACAATACGGCCACCAACTTGGTCATAGAGCGGCTGGGCGTGGACGCTGTGAATGCTTGGTTATATGCGGCTGGGTTTCCCTCCACCCGCTTGGTGGGTAAGCTGCAACTGCCACCCGACCAGCGCAACGAGGCCCAACGCCGGGGCGAGCTCAACCGCACGACCGCCCAAGACCAAACCGAACTGCTGGGGGGGCTGCTGCGGGGCGAATACCTGGACAGTACGCACACTGACCTTGCCTTCTCTATCCTGTCTCGCCAGCAGTACCGCGACCTGATCGGGCGGCGCGTGCCATGTGGCCCGGATGGAGAACCCCTGTACCGCACCGCCAGCAAAAGTGGGGAACTGGGCGGCGTTCGTCATGATGTGGGGGTGCTGTGGACGCCGCGCCCACTGGTGGTGGCCCTGCTCTCCGAGGGTGGCCTGGATCCCCGCGAGCATCCCGAAAACCGCGACGTGACCCTCTTGGCCGATGTGCTGTGGCCCCTGCTGGCGGCGCTGGGCGAGACAGTCTGAACTCTGATCCCTGCCCGCTCCGACTGACATGAACACTGTGAAAAGAGGGGACATTTAACCGCCCGGTAAGGCGCACTATAAGCGTGCCGAAGTCTCGTTCCTGCGCTCTGAAACGCCGTTGGGAACGCCATCGGTGCGTGCTATGCTGACGCTGATCAGGCTGCTAGACGGGAACCCCAGACACCGGAAAACCAATCCCGGAACATGCAGGGAACCCATAGGCCATTTCACGCGCGAGGGAGAGGGAACGTGGAGAGAAACGACGCTGTCATGCCCTGGGTCGCCATCGTGTGCGCGGCCATCATGTGGATCATTCTGCTGTTTTTGTTCAACAAGGAAACAGCCCCAGAGCCTGTGGTCGTCGACCCGGCTGTGACCGCCAGCATCAGTCAGGAATGGCCAACGCTGGGCAAGCAAATCTATGAGCAAGGCGTGGCCGCTTCCGGCGCGACCGCCTGTGCCGGTTGCCACGGCCTTCAGGGTCAGGGCGGCGCAGGCCCCAAACTGGCCGGAGACGAGAAGATTCTGAAAGACCCGGTGTACGTGCACACCATCCTCAATAACGGCAAAGGGGCCATGCCCTCTTACGCCAGCCTCAAGGAAAACGAGATTTACGCCGTCGCCAACTACGTGCTGAACTCGTGGGGCAACAAGATCGAAGAGCCGCTGACGCCAGCCCTGGTGGCCGAAGGGCAAACCAAGATCGATCCTGCCGTCCTCAAGAACCGCAGCCGCTTTGTGCCCGAAGACATCAAGTTGCCGGAAATCTTCCTTGCTACCTTCATCATGGTGCTGCTCACCTACGGACTGATTGGTTTGTACAGTGTTTGGGCCGAAGGCTTAGAACTTCATCCCGGTATCCATAAAGTCCGGGCGACGCCTCTGGCGATGCTCAGCATGATCGTGACCCTGATCTTGTCATTGGTGTTTAGTGTGCTGTTTATACGGCAGATGAGTGCCGATTACACTGCCTGGCAAAACCAAGAGATGCCGAACGTGGCTATGGAAGGGTTTTACGCCGCCATGATCCTGTTTACTATTGCTATCGCTATAGGCCTCTACAAAAAGTACTTCATGGACGGCGAAGTATTGGTAGAAGACACCAGCGGCGAGTTTCCCTGGTAATACGGCCCTACTTAACATTCGCCACAATTATCTGATCGGCTGTCAGGAGGTTTAAAAGATGACCCGTTATAAACGTAAAGATCCCGAAATTACGCGCCGCAAGTTCATCAATGCGGCTATGGGCGGCACTGTGGCTGTGGGCGGCATCAGCCTCCTCAGTACGCTGGGTACGGCCAACCCCGTGTTCCGCCTCACCCGCGACAAGATGCCGCCGCTCAAGGGCGATATTCTGGTACACGCCGAAGAGAGCAAGGAAGGTCAGATCATCAAGGTCAGCGAACTGAGCGACCAGTTGGTGCGTGCTTGGCCGATGGGCAAGGGCGAAGACGGCTCGAACGTGATTCGCAAGGGCGACCCGAACAACATTCTGGCGCTGTACCGTTTTCCCAAAGGTCAATTGAAGGCTCCTACCAATCTGGATGCCACTGTGGACGGCGAAATCGTGGTCTATAGCGATGTGTGTACGCACGCAGGTTGCTCGGTGTCCGACAGCGATCAGGGCGACGGCATGAAGTGCCCCTGCCATTCCGGTGAGTACGATCCCAAACGCGGAGCCATCGTCACTGGTGGGCCGCCCCCACGGGCTTTGGCTCAGTTGCCTGTTCAGCTTGACGGCGAACAACTCGTGGTAGGAGATTTCTTCCTCGCTATGCCGTACCCGTACATCGCCGAATCGGAGTGGGAAGCCTTTAAGAAGGAAGTGGAGGAGCAACTCGCATGAACCAAGTGAACCAGTGGCTTGATGAGCGTCTGCACATTTCCCGCCTGAACGATAAGTTCTTGCGGAAGGCCTTCCCCGTTCACCACTCTTTCTTCCTGGGTGAAATTACGCTGTTCAGCCTGATCATCCTGATTCTTACAGGGATTTTGCTGGCACTGGCCTACGAACCCAGCAACAGTCTCGTGACCAACTCGTTCGATCCGGGCACAGCAGACAAGCCCAACCTGATCCCCGCCGCCTATCACTCGGCCCTCAAGATCAACGCCATGCCTTTTGGCGACATGTTGCGCCGAATTCACCACTGGACGGCCAACATCATGGTCGCCGCCGCTGTCATCCACATGATGCGGATCTACTTCACGGGCGCATTCAAAAAGCCCCGCGAAATCAACTGGTGGATCGGCATGTTGCTGCTGATCTTCACGGCCCTGACCGCCGTCACTGGTTACGTGTTGCCCTACGACAACTACGCTTACCAGACCCTCAAAGTGATCTACGGTATCGCCGCCTCTATCCCCTGGGTGGGCGAATGGGTCGCGCAGGCTGCCTTCGCAGGTAAGTTCCCTGGCGCAGGCGTTATCCCCCGCGTCTACGGGTACCACATCATGTTGCTGCCCGGGATTCTACTGGCCCTGACTGGCGCACACATGCTGCTGATGATCAAGCAGAAGCACACGCAGCCGCAGTACGCCAAGCGCATTGCCTACAAGAAGATCGTGGGAGTGCCGCTCAGCACCCAACAGACGCCCATCATGTTGCTGCTGGCGATCATGTTCGCTGCCATCATCGTCCTGTTCAGCGCCTTTATTCCAGTTCATCCCGTCGAATATTTCGGGCCCCCCAGCACCACGCCGATCAACAACATCAAGCCCGACTGGTACTTGCTGTGGGTCTTCGGCGCACTGGCGATCATTCCCAGCTTTGAGATCCACCTTTTTGGTGGGCTGATCGGAGCCGAGTTTGTGGGCGCGATTCTTCTTCCCACCGTTTTCTTGCTGGCGATGTTTGCGGTGCCCATGCTTGACCGCAGCAAAGACAACATGTACTACGCTGAAAACCCTACCAACCATCCAGTGAGGCTGGCGGCGGGCGTGGCGTTCATGGCGTCTCTGATTGTGATGTCGGTGGCAGGCTACAAGCCAGAGTTGATCAGCAGCGGCATCCTGAATACGGCTAACGCCAACACGGTTCTCTGGATTGCACTGTTCCTGATTCCTGCCCTGTGTTACTTCGGTGTCATGGCTATCGTGCGCGGTATCCGCAGCTTGCGCGAAGCCGATCAGCGCGAGCGCGGCGCATTCAGCCCCGCCGACGACTAAAGCCTTCATTCCTGTCTACCCGCTCTGGCCCTGTGCCGGGGCGGTTTTTTTGTGCTTCAGGACTCCTGGCAGGAGGGTCAAAAAAAACCGCCAACCTTGTTAGGCGGGCGGTGAAGAGTTGAGGTTGGTGTGACTCAGGCCTGAACGGTATTGGGGCGCAAGACGCTGATGTTGCTGTTTTCCTGGCGTGCGCCAGCAGCGTAACCGACCTGTGCGCCGAACTGCCACGCCAGCTTGATCATAAAGGTGATGGCGGCCTCGTCGCCCGTTTGAATCAGCAAGCGCAGATGCTCAGGCAAGCCGTCGGGCAGAGGCATCGAGCCGAGCTGCTCCCCATATTCTGCTCGGAGCTGCTCGAACCACTCGGCGTAAGGGTTCGTCATGCCCAGCATCTTAACATGAGTACGCTCAAGGAATGTATGCGGTCACTGTAAGTAGTACTGGAATTAATGGCCTCTGAAGTGCGGCTTGCCTGGGCTGCAGCCAATGCGTTACTGCTCCGGAAACGCCTAGACCAACCAGGTCTACTTTGCTCGTAGCGCACTTTTCTGTTGCGCGAATGGTGTTACGCTTCACGCATGACGGCCTCCGTGAATCAGGATCAAAACGTGTTGGATCAGGGTGGGAACGGCGCGATGCCCGAGATCACCATCAGCGAATTCGGTGCGCTGCGGGCCACCGGCATTCTGGCAGGCAGCGGCAAAGAGAATGCCGGCGTACGCGTGTTCATCAAGAGCGGCGGATGCAGCGGCTACCAGTACGGTATGGCCATTGATGACCGCGAATTAGAGGGCGACACCATCGTGTATGACCGAGGTATCAAGCTGCTCGTAGACCGCATGAGCATTGCCCTGTTGCGCGGCAGCGAAGTGGACTTTGTAGAGAACATGATGGGCGGCGGCTTTACCGTGAACAACCCCAACGCCACCAGCAGTTGCGGCTGTGGCCACTCCTTCCGCACCGACAGCGCCCAGTCGCCTGCCGGAGAAGGCAGCGGCGGGTGCAGCAGTCACTAAGCTCGGCCAATACGATCTGCCATAACACCACATCTAAAGATTCAGCCTCAGCAGGCGGCCCAGTGCCGTCTGTTTTACTGTTTATTCTCATTCCACACAGTGTTGGGGTTCAGAAAACTTTTAGAGGCGAGAGACTCCAACCCAGCCATCAGTCCTTTGATCTCAATGTAAGAACAAGGATTAAAGTGCGCTGAGACGCAAAGTTCATGAACTTGACATGTCGTAAAGGTGCCTTATACTGACGCTCATCATCCACGCATCAGGCGCATTTCCAAAGCTCCCGGAGGTTCATATGAAGAAGACCTTGGCACTCACTGTATTTCTGATCGGCGCAGCACTCGCTGGCCCCGCCAACAACAGCCTCGTGGTGGGTACTTCTCAGGAGCCGCCCAATATTTACGATCCGTGGAACACCAACAACCTCGCCATTACCAGTGAGATCAACGGCTACATGGGCGCGGCCCTGATCGGCCTCGACGACAACGGCGATCCTTACGCCGACATTGCTACCCGCGTGCCTTCGTTGGGCAACGGCGACTACAAGGTTGTCAAGAATGCGGCGGGCGACGTGGTACGTAACAGCGTGACCTACACCATTCGCAAGGAAGCCAAGTGGAGCGACGGCACCCCGATCAAGATTGCCGACTTCCAGTTCTGGCTGAGATTGGTCAACGATGACCGCGTGCCCGTGCCTGACCGCACCCCCTGGGACCGGGCCAAGATCACCACCGCCGACGCCGATACCTTTACCATCACCTACGAGCCGCCCTACCTGTTTGCCGACCAGACCAGCCCCGGCCTTGCCCCCCAGCACGTTATGGGCGCGTCCTGGACTGCCTTTGACACCAAAACCAAAAACGAAAA from Deinococcus sp. QL22 encodes:
- a CDS encoding FAD-dependent oxidoreductase, whose protein sequence is MFGSFSQHGTPPRSQPQPGHVYDVAVIGAGLAGTELAWRLARAGQDVLLVSQALDHLGNLYAPTIAGADFPLGSVFGEVAARIAPEQDGWAFHRHLKAKIEGTAGIHLLQSTVTALDEEESEVVISTWEGPQLHARDVVLAVGAFLKARLLIGDTMEEAGRLSEVAYDFLADDLARAGIFLIGSEATAAAVDGAPPYDVRFFTPAPTELDGFRIRRLDRVWALGRCTPGDHTYASVLQDAARLAAEFLAPAASDAGEVSK
- a CDS encoding tRNA (guanosine(46)-N(7))-methyltransferase TrmB, coding for MIFQLSDFLFPETPARLFPDTAERPWVLEIGYGDGRFWPPFTQTFPEAPNYLGVELSGVSLLKAERRLHAAGLTNAMLTKLPAGVVMREVIPADSLDAIIVNFPDPWPKAGHTEQRLLRVPFFQLAANRLKPGGAVLLTTDHDEYFEFACTEAEASGVMRVELAEPPAAALETKYALKWRDLGLGVHHARFVPTAHPDAAPATAAPYPKEESAVPHAILRLPDALHPQAITQTHFDKYTARGGQHAADPVGWTVVLLDAYRSLAKDGLVFLAHVVEGELTQEVLVNVNPRSDGQFLVRLARFGGPIITPGVKAAVATVTAWLEERGAETTNRGY
- a CDS encoding response regulator transcription factor; this encodes MIRVLLVDDHALFRQGLRSLLESEGMRVIGEAANGREAIRYAADTHPDVILMDIQMPELDGVKATQSILEIDPNSKVIMITMYRQDRYVFEAVKAGARGYILKDADANTLIDAIRRVAGGEALLDADMAQNVLDDFRDKREELPSEKHADLNERETMILKLLAQGFSNQDIALRLDISEKTVRNRLSEIFTKLQLNNRTQAALYAIREGIANLD
- a CDS encoding serine hydrolase — its product is MSFDFLGQLHGRGFAGVVGVRVCDGAGQELFSLNAGRVFPAASTIKIPLLIMALQAAQRGEWELAERVTMQAADRVPGAGILQELSAGLSLTWQDILTLMIVVSDNTATNLVIERLGVDAVNAWLYAAGFPSTRLVGKLQLPPDQRNEAQRRGELNRTTAQDQTELLGGLLRGEYLDSTHTDLAFSILSRQQYRDLIGRRVPCGPDGEPLYRTASKSGELGGVRHDVGVLWTPRPLVVALLSEGGLDPREHPENRDVTLLADVLWPLLAALGETV
- a CDS encoding cytochrome c; amino-acid sequence: MPWVAIVCAAIMWIILLFLFNKETAPEPVVVDPAVTASISQEWPTLGKQIYEQGVAASGATACAGCHGLQGQGGAGPKLAGDEKILKDPVYVHTILNNGKGAMPSYASLKENEIYAVANYVLNSWGNKIEEPLTPALVAEGQTKIDPAVLKNRSRFVPEDIKLPEIFLATFIMVLLTYGLIGLYSVWAEGLELHPGIHKVRATPLAMLSMIVTLILSLVFSVLFIRQMSADYTAWQNQEMPNVAMEGFYAAMILFTIAIAIGLYKKYFMDGEVLVEDTSGEFPW
- a CDS encoding ubiquinol-cytochrome c reductase iron-sulfur subunit, encoding MTRYKRKDPEITRRKFINAAMGGTVAVGGISLLSTLGTANPVFRLTRDKMPPLKGDILVHAEESKEGQIIKVSELSDQLVRAWPMGKGEDGSNVIRKGDPNNILALYRFPKGQLKAPTNLDATVDGEIVVYSDVCTHAGCSVSDSDQGDGMKCPCHSGEYDPKRGAIVTGGPPPRALAQLPVQLDGEQLVVGDFFLAMPYPYIAESEWEAFKKEVEEQLA
- a CDS encoding cytochrome bc complex cytochrome b subunit; the protein is MNQWLDERLHISRLNDKFLRKAFPVHHSFFLGEITLFSLIILILTGILLALAYEPSNSLVTNSFDPGTADKPNLIPAAYHSALKINAMPFGDMLRRIHHWTANIMVAAAVIHMMRIYFTGAFKKPREINWWIGMLLLIFTALTAVTGYVLPYDNYAYQTLKVIYGIAASIPWVGEWVAQAAFAGKFPGAGVIPRVYGYHIMLLPGILLALTGAHMLLMIKQKHTQPQYAKRIAYKKIVGVPLSTQQTPIMLLLAIMFAAIIVLFSAFIPVHPVEYFGPPSTTPINNIKPDWYLLWVFGALAIIPSFEIHLFGGLIGAEFVGAILLPTVFLLAMFAVPMLDRSKDNMYYAENPTNHPVRLAAGVAFMASLIVMSVAGYKPELISSGILNTANANTVLWIALFLIPALCYFGVMAIVRGIRSLREADQRERGAFSPADD
- a CDS encoding DdrH; translation: MTNPYAEWFEQLRAEYGEQLGSMPLPDGLPEHLRLLIQTGDEAAITFMIKLAWQFGAQVGYAAGARQENSNISVLRPNTVQA
- a CDS encoding iron-sulfur cluster assembly accessory protein, which gives rise to MPEITISEFGALRATGILAGSGKENAGVRVFIKSGGCSGYQYGMAIDDRELEGDTIVYDRGIKLLVDRMSIALLRGSEVDFVENMMGGGFTVNNPNATSSCGCGHSFRTDSAQSPAGEGSGGCSSH